The sequence GAATAAGAACATATATGTGGAAGGCCTGGATGGATGGATTAAATTGTATGCAGGACAAGGTGAGGGCCTAGTCGAAGCCGCCAAAATAGCGGTTAAAAGAATTAAAACAGACTCAGAATTAAAGGAATTATGGGAAGATTCGGATGAATTTGCTGAGTGGCTAAAAGTGGTTAGAGAACTGGAAAGCCGACTATTGGCCATTTAGAGGAGGTCGAGCAATGACTTTTATGCCTCGAGAAAAAGCTCTGAGCTATGCCAAATATCGCTTACCTTACTCGGCAAATGCCTGTAAATACATCATTGATGCAGCAGATGTCAGTCAAGGAGTCGTTGCTGATATTGGGGCAGGCACTGGACTTTTGACACAGCATTTTGTAGGAATGGTTAGAAAGATTATTGCAATAGAACCTGAACTAGAGATGCGTAATCTGGCCATTGAATTGCTGGGGAAAAATGTGGGGATTGAGTGCATAGCTGGAACAGCGGAGAATACCACCCTTAATGCTCATTCGATTGATTTGATAGTGGCAGCGAATGCATATCATAGATTTCAACCGGAAGAGACAATTCATGAGTTTAAAAGAATTTTAAAGCCGAAGGGTATGCTAGCTGTAATCTCCTATTATGATAGCTCTAACTTTTTGCGGGATAATATGCTTATAACTGGGCTTGATGAATACCACAAACGGTTAAGTGAAACAAGG comes from Paenibacillus sp. 19GGS1-52 and encodes:
- a CDS encoding class I SAM-dependent methyltransferase, which gives rise to MTFMPREKALSYAKYRLPYSANACKYIIDAADVSQGVVADIGAGTGLLTQHFVGMVRKIIAIEPELEMRNLAIELLGKNVGIECIAGTAENTTLNAHSIDLIVAANAYHRFQPEETIHEFKRILKPKGMLAVISYYDSSNFLRDNMLITGLDEYHKRLSETRHKQPVQYFFGDSKPERFLFEQEIKESWEEYWGANSSGMESPEEDEEWFEAFRDKHQERFALLENNGLITVKYATEVWLGQPKYN